One genomic segment of Pseudomonas sp. p1(2021b) includes these proteins:
- the icmH gene encoding type IVB secretion system protein IcmH/DotU codes for MTEAVLQQGAVAAAHDKPTLKGLVQDFISMALIVRRGRQVTSVQAFEASLERFFANLEREARAADYSVEQVKDTQYALCAFLDESVLRSGDNELRRHFELQPLQFRYFGVHLAGEGFFEKVDALRADVKQNVDVLEVYHLCLALGFEGKFGLGQHDQLRYLANTLGQDIARYRKPPKTLSPDWALPDQVSQMLRHEVPLWVYLALIALVCVAVYLTLDWLLGKDVDALSEQIRQLFSA; via the coding sequence ATGACCGAAGCCGTACTGCAGCAGGGTGCCGTCGCGGCCGCCCACGACAAACCGACCCTCAAGGGCCTGGTCCAGGATTTCATCAGCATGGCGCTGATCGTGCGCCGCGGACGCCAGGTCACCTCGGTGCAGGCTTTCGAGGCCAGCCTGGAGCGCTTCTTCGCCAACCTCGAGCGCGAAGCCCGCGCCGCCGACTACAGCGTCGAACAAGTCAAGGACACCCAGTACGCCCTGTGCGCCTTCCTCGATGAAAGCGTACTGCGCTCGGGCGACAACGAGCTGCGCCGGCACTTCGAGCTGCAACCTTTGCAGTTCCGCTACTTCGGCGTGCACCTGGCCGGTGAGGGCTTCTTCGAGAAGGTCGACGCGCTGCGCGCCGACGTCAAGCAGAACGTCGATGTGCTCGAGGTGTACCACCTGTGCCTGGCCCTGGGCTTCGAAGGCAAGTTCGGTCTCGGCCAGCACGACCAGCTGCGCTACCTGGCCAACACCCTGGGCCAGGACATCGCCCGCTACCGCAAACCACCGAAAACCCTGTCGCCGGACTGGGCCCTGCCGGACCAGGTGTCGCAGATGCTGCGCCACGAAGTCCCGCTGTGGGTGTACCTGGCGTTGATCGCGCTGGTCTGCGTCGCCGTGTACCTGACGCTCGACTGGTTGCTGGGCAAGGACGTCGACGCCCTTTCCGAACAAATCCGCCAGCTGTTCAGTGCCTGA
- a CDS encoding type VI secretion protein IcmF/TssM N-terminal domain-containing protein, with protein sequence MKTLLRLLKSFWILLPLLWLASLLVCWLFAPLVPWLRHHVPEALAIISACFLLVIVLRQYQRIRAEHNLENLLHIEVDRSWNATGEFRDQQVLRERLKHAIAMLRTDRSAGGGGKAALSDLPWYLVIGMSAAGKTSLLTHSGLSASIATANDSESGTQHCDWYFSPDAVMIDTAGRYLRDDQSASEFSAFLRMLRKQRGKAAINGLVLVVSLPELLAANSDERDALAAQLVARVEEYAQCLDANPPVYLMLSKTDQLPGFNQAFEGLDLQERQQPLGMTFGLAEIRNNGLHAVLETRLNNLQGHIRRHVDAQMIALGAQADSTLLNFPQYFAELRGVLEQFLEHFTRGHRGNAPLLLRGLYFTSALQTDQQLGQVYEDAIADEFALQAASEDGAQATGKPQGNRSYFITDTFRRVIFPDRDLTLYQSRLGRQAAFSPLLLGLAATAGVLFIAWQALSFANNRQWLDGLRAELAKIDQAEDRPQRLAAGEGLEVLREQMATVETHRQQGVPLQLGAGLYQGEAIHQVARTAYLAQLRSQALEPIARQLQVQMRAFNTFADGINQELQFTPAPAPKRNNGKRLAPAVAAKAKAALGKTRVGAYAAKVNLATASDAAELSATTGGLSLSEEMLGRLDEQQVASIIDAYNTLKLYLLLTEPKAHPDPAFIAASLPQAWASAAGEGAAAGEGVIAQNAPLYVQLLEQGQAPSLPRNEQLISQTRQNLKSFMLSSSLVDREYLRLQLEASRQFPALSLNDLVPQPGRALLYGSAGVPAIYTRQGWDTFVKPELIKLVSGNLRNESDWVLDGEGGDAIVQKANFIREFMTRYKRDYTQAWYKMVSSVGVRHFADLASATQQLGLLSDVQNSPVKNLLAAVNDNTQWDLPIKQEIPRVGNARVDGFWSKVTGLFDDKDALPTDVAPTLPAIDDGSLAKRFEPISRVFAEHNAEGADSTIMDRYLAALRKLKVRMNNIQRSQDVGKSSKQLISETLEGQPSEVTTVRNYVETSVDTSQDGLSRSLQSLFSLPIQYAWETLRDPAGQQIAKAWAQQIAKPWEQVMAHRYPIATGSRNEASVKDLQRFVDPDSGLLPTFKRNEIGNLSGGEGLGLGDGKASSLVNPGMLRSIDKASSVGQVIASLSDRDNGFEIMLEPSGNFTDIVFTLDGQEQHYRNGRSSWNRFAWPGKSNAPGARLDVITLSGARVTVFDFPGRWGLLRMNESARVEDLDGIQQRFSWNTANGRVSLLVRNFGGVKLTDLGDVKALSALNDSGRGAQ encoded by the coding sequence ATGAAAACACTATTGCGTCTGTTGAAGAGTTTCTGGATTCTCCTGCCACTGCTGTGGCTGGCGAGCCTGTTGGTCTGCTGGTTGTTCGCGCCGCTGGTACCGTGGCTGCGCCACCATGTGCCCGAAGCGCTGGCGATCATCAGCGCCTGTTTCCTGCTGGTGATCGTGCTGCGCCAGTACCAGCGTATCCGCGCCGAGCACAACCTCGAGAACCTGCTGCACATCGAGGTCGACCGCTCCTGGAACGCCACCGGCGAGTTCCGTGACCAGCAGGTGCTGCGCGAGCGCCTCAAGCATGCCATCGCCATGCTCCGCACCGACCGCTCCGCCGGTGGCGGCGGCAAGGCGGCGCTGTCCGACCTGCCCTGGTACCTGGTGATCGGTATGTCGGCGGCCGGCAAGACCTCGCTGCTGACCCACTCGGGCCTGTCGGCCAGCATCGCCACCGCCAACGACAGCGAAAGCGGCACCCAGCACTGCGACTGGTACTTCAGCCCGGACGCGGTGATGATCGACACCGCCGGCCGCTACCTGCGCGACGACCAGTCGGCCAGCGAGTTCTCGGCCTTCCTGCGCATGCTGCGCAAGCAACGGGGCAAGGCGGCGATCAACGGCCTGGTGCTGGTGGTCAGCCTGCCCGAGCTGCTGGCCGCCAACAGCGACGAGCGCGACGCGCTGGCCGCGCAACTGGTGGCACGGGTGGAGGAATACGCCCAATGCCTGGATGCCAACCCACCGGTCTATCTGATGTTGAGCAAGACCGACCAGCTGCCGGGCTTCAACCAGGCCTTCGAAGGCCTCGACCTGCAGGAACGCCAGCAGCCGCTGGGCATGACCTTCGGCCTGGCCGAAATCCGCAACAACGGCCTGCACGCGGTACTCGAAACCCGCCTCAACAACCTGCAGGGCCACATCCGCCGCCATGTCGATGCGCAGATGATCGCGCTCGGCGCCCAGGCCGACAGCACCCTGCTCAACTTCCCGCAGTACTTCGCCGAGCTGCGCGGTGTGCTCGAGCAGTTCCTCGAGCATTTCACCCGTGGCCACCGCGGCAATGCCCCGCTGCTGCTGCGCGGCCTGTACTTCACCAGCGCCCTGCAGACCGACCAGCAACTGGGCCAGGTGTACGAAGACGCCATCGCCGATGAATTCGCCCTGCAAGCCGCCTCTGAAGACGGCGCCCAGGCCACCGGCAAGCCCCAGGGCAACCGCAGCTACTTCATCACCGACACCTTCCGCCGGGTGATCTTCCCCGACCGTGACCTGACCCTGTACCAGTCGCGCCTGGGCCGCCAGGCCGCGTTCAGCCCGCTACTGCTGGGCCTGGCGGCGACCGCTGGCGTGCTGTTCATCGCCTGGCAGGCGCTGTCGTTCGCCAACAACCGCCAATGGCTGGACGGCCTGCGCGCGGAATTGGCCAAGATCGACCAAGCCGAAGACCGCCCACAGCGGCTGGCGGCCGGCGAAGGCCTGGAAGTGCTGCGCGAGCAGATGGCGACCGTGGAAACCCATCGCCAGCAAGGCGTACCGCTGCAACTGGGCGCTGGCCTGTACCAGGGCGAGGCGATCCATCAGGTGGCGCGTACCGCCTACCTGGCACAATTGCGCAGCCAGGCCCTGGAGCCGATCGCCCGTCAACTGCAGGTGCAGATGCGCGCCTTCAACACCTTCGCCGACGGCATCAACCAGGAACTGCAGTTCACCCCTGCCCCGGCGCCCAAGCGCAACAACGGCAAGCGCCTGGCACCGGCGGTGGCCGCCAAGGCCAAGGCGGCACTGGGCAAGACCCGCGTCGGCGCCTATGCCGCCAAGGTCAACCTGGCCACGGCCAGCGATGCCGCCGAGCTGTCCGCCACCACCGGGGGCCTGTCGCTCTCCGAGGAAATGCTCGGGCGCCTGGACGAACAGCAGGTGGCCTCGATCATCGACGCCTACAACACCCTCAAGCTGTACCTGCTGCTGACCGAGCCCAAGGCGCACCCGGACCCTGCGTTCATCGCCGCGAGCCTGCCCCAGGCCTGGGCCAGTGCCGCCGGTGAAGGCGCCGCGGCCGGCGAAGGCGTGATCGCGCAGAACGCCCCGCTGTACGTGCAACTGCTCGAGCAGGGCCAGGCCCCGTCGCTGCCACGCAACGAGCAACTGATCAGCCAGACCCGGCAGAACCTCAAGTCGTTCATGCTCTCCAGCTCCCTGGTCGACCGTGAGTACCTGCGCCTGCAGCTCGAAGCCAGCCGCCAGTTCCCGGCCCTGAGCCTCAACGACCTGGTGCCGCAGCCCGGCCGCGCCCTGTTGTACGGCTCGGCCGGCGTCCCGGCCATCTATACCCGCCAGGGCTGGGACACCTTCGTCAAGCCCGAGCTGATCAAGCTGGTCTCGGGCAACCTGCGCAACGAATCGGACTGGGTGCTGGACGGCGAAGGCGGTGATGCCATCGTGCAGAAGGCCAATTTCATCCGCGAGTTCATGACCCGCTACAAGCGCGACTACACCCAGGCCTGGTACAAGATGGTCAGCAGCGTCGGTGTACGCCACTTCGCCGACCTGGCCTCGGCCACCCAGCAGCTCGGGCTGCTCAGCGACGTACAGAACTCGCCGGTGAAGAACCTGCTGGCGGCGGTCAACGACAACACCCAGTGGGACCTGCCGATCAAGCAGGAGATCCCGCGCGTCGGCAACGCCCGCGTGGACGGTTTCTGGAGCAAGGTCACCGGCCTGTTCGACGACAAGGACGCTCTGCCTACCGACGTCGCCCCTACCCTCCCGGCCATCGACGACGGCAGCCTGGCCAAGCGCTTCGAGCCGATCTCGCGTGTGTTCGCCGAGCACAACGCAGAAGGCGCCGACAGCACCATCATGGACCGTTACCTGGCCGCCCTGCGCAAGCTCAAGGTGCGCATGAACAACATCCAGCGCTCGCAGGATGTGGGCAAGAGCAGCAAGCAGCTGATCAGCGAAACCCTCGAAGGCCAGCCGAGCGAGGTGACCACCGTGCGCAACTACGTGGAAACCAGCGTCGACACCAGCCAGGATGGCTTGTCGCGCTCGCTGCAGAGCCTGTTCAGCCTGCCGATCCAGTACGCCTGGGAAACCCTGCGCGACCCGGCCGGCCAGCAGATCGCCAAGGCCTGGGCCCAGCAGATCGCCAAGCCCTGGGAGCAGGTCATGGCGCACCGCTACCCCATCGCCACCGGCAGCCGCAACGAAGCCTCGGTCAAGGACCTGCAGCGCTTCGTCGACCCCGACAGCGGCCTGCTGCCGACCTTCAAGCGCAACGAGATCGGCAACCTCTCCGGTGGCGAAGGCCTGGGCCTGGGCGACGGCAAGGCGTCTTCGCTGGTCAACCCAGGCATGCTGCGCAGCATCGACAAGGCCAGCTCCGTGGGCCAGGTCATCGCCAGCCTGTCGGACCGCGACAACGGCTTCGAGATCATGCTCGAACCGTCGGGCAACTTCACCGACATCGTCTTCACCCTCGATGGCCAGGAGCAGCATTACCGCAACGGCCGCAGCAGCTGGAACCGCTTCGCCTGGCCGGGCAAGAGCAACGCGCCGGGCGCGCGCCTGGACGTGATCACCCTGAGCGGCGCACGCGTCACCGTGTTCGACTTCCCTGGGCGCTGGGGCCTGCTGCGCATGAACGAAAGCGCCCGAGTCGAAGACCTCGACGGTATCCAGCAGCGCTTCAGCTGGAACACCGCCAACGGCCGGGTCAGCCTGCTGGTGCGCAACTTCGGCGGCGTCAAGCTGACCGACCTGGGCGACGTCAAGGCGCTGAGTGCGCTGAACGACAGCGGCAGGGGCGCACAATGA
- the tagF gene encoding type VI secretion system-associated protein TagF: protein MIGCFGKLPSSADFVSLHGAAEEVCEFDAWLQASLAAMRHREDWQALFDPLPMCFFSYRARTGNWLLGGLLSSRDASERRYPFFIFQLLKGQEGEALLNPFTLGELFSAQIKPLLHQAVQGADRAGIFERIKALRPLQAQDLDLFRRVHAKFLHDFSFSDIARALHGSWPGFDSATALARLEATRGALHGDFEGGIELPLPAERGLKNPTADLWLTWLTRMSGRHDVPAVSLLADDFMHPRLYCFPSPHATSAYHLLTASAQPRLHLELLGPLAGATRPYDYDRPLEHVIDRFVDALDATPV, encoded by the coding sequence ATGATCGGTTGCTTCGGCAAGCTCCCGTCGAGCGCGGACTTCGTCAGCCTGCATGGCGCGGCGGAGGAAGTCTGCGAGTTCGACGCCTGGCTGCAGGCTTCGCTGGCGGCCATGCGCCACCGCGAAGACTGGCAGGCGTTGTTCGACCCGCTGCCGATGTGCTTCTTCAGCTACCGTGCGCGCACCGGCAACTGGCTGCTGGGCGGCCTGCTCAGCTCGCGCGATGCCAGCGAGCGGCGCTACCCGTTCTTCATCTTCCAGCTGCTCAAGGGCCAGGAAGGTGAAGCGCTGCTCAACCCGTTCACCCTGGGCGAGCTGTTCAGCGCGCAGATCAAGCCCTTGTTGCACCAGGCGGTGCAAGGCGCCGACCGCGCCGGCATCTTCGAGCGCATCAAGGCCCTGCGCCCGCTACAGGCCCAGGACCTGGACCTGTTCCGCCGCGTGCATGCCAAGTTCCTGCATGACTTCAGTTTCAGCGACATCGCCCGCGCCTTGCATGGCTCCTGGCCTGGCTTCGACAGTGCCACGGCGCTGGCCCGGCTCGAGGCGACCCGCGGCGCGTTGCACGGTGACTTCGAAGGCGGCATCGAGCTGCCCCTGCCCGCCGAGCGCGGCCTGAAGAACCCCACCGCCGACCTCTGGCTGACCTGGCTGACGCGCATGAGCGGGCGCCACGACGTGCCGGCAGTGAGCCTTTTGGCCGACGACTTCATGCACCCGCGGCTGTACTGCTTCCCGTCGCCCCATGCCACCAGTGCCTACCACCTGCTCACGGCCAGTGCGCAGCCTCGCCTGCACCTGGAGCTGCTGGGCCCATTGGCCGGGGCGACGCGCCCATACGATTACGACCGACCTCTTGAACACGTCATCGACCGCTTCGTCGATGCGCTGGATGCGACGCCTGTATGA
- the tssM gene encoding type VI secretion system membrane subunit TssM, which produces MNKIKYYCLRYQPYLLGVAFFLVIFLVWAVGRGLGFTSLHSLLAGIGVFLLLSAGYVLLMYRGVGQHRNLEGLLRDDADQAVLNAPPADREEITLLRERLLQSLERLRANKPRGTAAKDALYTLPWYLVIGQPAAGKSTMILQSGLNFPYAEREGARVAGLGGTRNCDWFFSSEAVLLDTAGRYMNSPEEAGKWRGFLQLLRQHRQRRPLNGLIVSVSIADILQGSAEDRERVAKRLRERIQESCALLEVRLPIYLVFTKCDLIPGFMPFYRQLDDAARGEVMGKTFSHKGYEQANWGQRFGKAMDELTDYWQQVATQQLVQQDILITRQNNAAYRFPLELAALKPRLQQFVDSLLRANPYQNAELLRGFYFTAALEADEAQWGSHGQHVAERFALEHGQGSAGTASQPAPLFINSLFRKVIIPDQHLVALYTSNQRERRRKAAWVGAASLAGLVLCSLWGWSYFNNRSTLATLADELAQAKAQDQAASGQYTAWRSLDRLRFWTEHYFQQHRQHGVPLRMRLGLYQGHAVEPLVRSRYFATLQNVMLKPTADNLTRTLYLLTTLKVYQRNTNTLQPVTGVDSVEAEALPHDNRAQSIAEFGKAALDTYVMLSPAQREKADPALLKARLPDYWYPAIARHTGKSMAASAGDTQGNQDYLYASRQITFYSDQIREPDVPRILDNAFLMSSSRNYINSLQAQSLRSIETITLESDTLFAFGRADFQSLRNEGQNQLSAIASKLLNTPNIGKIIISGHADQLGDTQGNLQVSKQRAQTIRTYLVGKGVPAELVDARGEGSRKPLVNCDMQQPRAQLIKCLEPNRRVEIEVRGLN; this is translated from the coding sequence ATGAACAAGATCAAGTACTACTGCCTGCGCTACCAACCCTACCTGCTCGGGGTGGCGTTCTTCCTGGTGATCTTCCTGGTCTGGGCCGTCGGCCGTGGCCTGGGTTTCACCTCGTTGCACAGCCTGCTGGCAGGTATCGGCGTATTCCTGCTGCTGTCGGCAGGCTATGTACTGCTGATGTACCGGGGCGTCGGCCAGCACCGCAACCTCGAAGGGCTGCTGCGCGACGATGCCGACCAGGCCGTGCTCAACGCTCCGCCAGCCGACCGCGAGGAAATCACCCTGCTGCGCGAGCGCCTGCTGCAGAGCCTGGAACGCCTGCGCGCCAACAAACCACGCGGCACAGCGGCCAAGGACGCCCTGTATACCCTGCCCTGGTACCTGGTGATCGGCCAGCCGGCCGCCGGCAAGAGCACCATGATCCTGCAGTCGGGCCTGAACTTCCCTTACGCCGAACGCGAGGGTGCCCGGGTCGCGGGCCTGGGGGGCACGCGCAACTGCGACTGGTTCTTCAGCTCCGAGGCCGTGCTGCTCGACACCGCTGGCCGTTACATGAACAGCCCCGAAGAAGCGGGCAAGTGGCGCGGCTTCCTGCAGCTGCTGCGTCAGCACCGCCAACGCCGCCCACTCAACGGCCTGATCGTCAGCGTCAGCATCGCCGATATCCTGCAGGGCTCGGCCGAAGACCGCGAGCGCGTGGCCAAGCGCCTGCGCGAACGCATCCAGGAAAGCTGTGCGCTGCTCGAGGTGCGCCTGCCGATCTACCTGGTGTTCACCAAGTGCGACCTGATTCCTGGCTTCATGCCGTTCTATCGCCAGCTGGACGACGCCGCCCGCGGCGAAGTGATGGGCAAGACCTTCTCCCACAAAGGCTATGAGCAGGCCAACTGGGGCCAGCGCTTCGGCAAGGCCATGGACGAGCTGACCGATTACTGGCAGCAAGTGGCCACCCAGCAGCTGGTGCAGCAGGACATTCTGATCACCCGGCAGAACAATGCCGCCTACCGCTTCCCGCTGGAGCTGGCCGCGCTCAAGCCGCGCCTGCAACAGTTCGTCGACAGCCTGCTGCGGGCCAACCCGTACCAGAATGCCGAGTTGCTGCGCGGGTTCTATTTCACCGCCGCGCTGGAGGCCGACGAGGCCCAATGGGGCAGCCACGGCCAGCATGTCGCCGAGCGCTTTGCCCTGGAACATGGCCAGGGTAGCGCCGGCACCGCCAGCCAGCCGGCGCCATTGTTCATCAACAGCCTGTTCCGCAAGGTGATCATCCCCGACCAGCACCTGGTGGCGCTGTACACCAGCAACCAGCGCGAGCGCCGGCGCAAGGCCGCCTGGGTGGGCGCCGCCAGCCTGGCAGGCCTGGTGCTGTGCAGCCTGTGGGGCTGGTCGTACTTCAACAACCGCAGCACCCTGGCCACCCTCGCCGACGAGCTGGCCCAGGCCAAGGCCCAGGACCAGGCCGCCAGCGGCCAGTACACCGCCTGGCGCAGCCTCGACCGCCTGCGCTTCTGGACCGAGCACTACTTCCAGCAGCACCGCCAGCATGGTGTACCGCTGCGCATGCGCCTGGGCTTGTACCAGGGCCATGCCGTGGAGCCGCTGGTACGCAGCCGCTACTTCGCTACCCTGCAGAACGTGATGCTCAAGCCCACGGCCGACAACCTCACCCGTACCCTGTACCTGCTGACCACGCTCAAGGTCTACCAGCGCAACACCAACACCTTGCAGCCGGTGACAGGCGTGGACAGCGTCGAGGCCGAAGCCCTGCCCCATGACAACCGCGCCCAGTCGATCGCCGAGTTCGGCAAGGCCGCCCTGGATACCTATGTGATGCTCTCGCCTGCCCAGCGGGAAAAGGCCGACCCGGCACTCCTCAAGGCACGCCTGCCGGACTACTGGTACCCGGCCATCGCCCGCCATACCGGCAAGAGCATGGCGGCCAGCGCCGGCGACACCCAAGGCAACCAGGACTACCTGTACGCCAGCCGCCAGATCACCTTCTACAGCGACCAGATTCGCGAGCCGGACGTACCGCGCATCCTCGACAACGCCTTCCTGATGTCGAGCTCGCGCAACTACATCAACAGCCTGCAGGCCCAGTCGCTGCGCTCGATCGAGACCATCACCCTGGAGTCCGACACCCTGTTCGCCTTTGGCCGCGCCGACTTCCAGAGCCTGCGCAACGAAGGTCAGAACCAGCTGAGCGCCATCGCCAGCAAGCTGCTGAACACCCCCAACATCGGCAAGATCATCATCTCCGGCCACGCCGACCAGCTCGGCGATACCCAGGGCAACCTGCAGGTTTCGAAACAACGGGCACAGACCATCCGCACCTACCTGGTCGGCAAGGGCGTGCCGGCCGAGCTGGTGGATGCCCGCGGCGAAGGCAGCCGCAAGCCCCTGGTCAACTGCGACATGCAGCAACCGCGCGCGCAGTTGATCAAGTGCCTGGAGCCCAACCGTCGGGTAGAGATCGAAGTGCGCGGCCTGAACTGA
- a CDS encoding Hcp family type VI secretion system effector: MAFDAYIQIDGIPGEVLDDKHKDWIEVLGYEYGATQATSATASSSGGASSERVALSDFKIRKYVDKASAKLFEHCCTGKHIAKLKLNVNRAGGDKVTYLTIDMEEVVVSSVRFVAGGNQSGEDKAVSDLPIEEISFNFARIKTTYTQQNRTDGQAGGNIVGGWDRTANKVFA, translated from the coding sequence ATGGCATTTGACGCGTATATCCAAATCGACGGCATCCCAGGCGAAGTGCTGGATGACAAACACAAGGACTGGATCGAAGTGCTGGGCTACGAGTACGGCGCCACCCAGGCCACCTCGGCGACCGCCAGCTCCTCGGGCGGTGCATCCTCCGAGCGTGTCGCCCTGAGCGACTTCAAGATCCGCAAGTATGTCGACAAGGCCTCGGCCAAGCTGTTCGAACACTGCTGCACCGGCAAGCACATTGCCAAGCTGAAGCTCAACGTCAACCGTGCCGGTGGTGACAAGGTGACCTACCTGACCATCGACATGGAAGAAGTCGTGGTGTCGTCGGTGCGTTTCGTCGCCGGTGGCAACCAGTCCGGTGAAGACAAAGCGGTCAGCGACCTGCCGATCGAAGAAATCAGCTTCAACTTCGCTCGCATCAAGACCACCTACACCCAGCAGAACCGTACCGACGGCCAGGCTGGCGGC